A single Paraburkholderia sp. D15 DNA region contains:
- a CDS encoding isoprenylcysteine carboxylmethyltransferase family protein — protein sequence MIKRLILQTVVWLAGMGALLFGVAGTFAWPAAWWYLIEVGALSLWIGLWLSRHDPGLLAERLAPIVQTQQSRWDRVFMVGVSVAWCVWLVVMALDAMRFHWSPPFPVALMSLGSLCIVVCLLMCRAVFRANSYAAPVVKIQTGRGHKVIDSGPYAYVRHPMYCAALFLFVGTPLLLGSWWGLACVPVMVAGIGWRAVKEEGVLRAQLDGYTDYAARVRYRFVPRIW from the coding sequence ATGATCAAACGCCTCATTCTGCAAACGGTCGTCTGGCTCGCGGGCATGGGCGCGTTGTTGTTCGGCGTGGCCGGCACGTTCGCGTGGCCGGCCGCCTGGTGGTATCTGATCGAGGTGGGCGCGTTGAGTCTGTGGATCGGGTTGTGGCTCTCGCGTCACGATCCGGGTCTCCTCGCCGAACGGCTCGCGCCGATCGTGCAGACACAGCAAAGCCGCTGGGACCGGGTGTTCATGGTGGGCGTGTCGGTCGCGTGGTGCGTGTGGCTGGTGGTGATGGCGCTCGACGCGATGCGCTTTCACTGGTCGCCGCCGTTTCCCGTGGCCCTCATGAGCCTGGGGTCGCTGTGCATCGTCGTCTGTCTGCTGATGTGTCGCGCGGTGTTTCGCGCCAACAGCTATGCCGCGCCGGTCGTGAAGATCCAGACGGGTCGCGGCCACAAGGTGATCGATAGCGGTCCCTACGCGTATGTGCGTCACCCGATGTATTGCGCCGCGCTGTTTCTGTTCGTCGGTACGCCCTTGCTGCTCGGCTCGTGGTGGGGGCTTGCGTGCGTGCCGGTGATGGTGGCCGGCATCGGCTGGCGCGCGGTGAAGGAAGAGGGCGTGCTGCGCGCCCAACTCGACGGCTATACCGACTACGCGGCGCGCGTGCGCTACCGGTTCGTGCCGCGCATCTGGTAG